The Astatotilapia calliptera chromosome 14, fAstCal1.2, whole genome shotgun sequence genome includes a region encoding these proteins:
- the LOC113036945 gene encoding uncharacterized protein LOC113036945 isoform X1 → MKHGSSEITSKELTVGRCRRGEDEGKDTDCLQQFPHCPACKQDYDITLILPCSHTMCGQCVAAGEGARLRRQPMCSVRCPCCRHPVELPCLTWSSAISCLPKHPSMRSNHVNREASPEDHPPHVQEDSSKVTDSSVASSTITPVDGAVDLREEEMEASVFGLHFALDHLDASTAPPSLRLSDSSLTVTYHEENPPVPAPEGKIGRPVMTSDPGTLHHIRADVVIARGQYYWEVEVCNSSIYKIGVISVDGSNGWWLERHSLTFWAVYDGNCEQLCTIPPQIKTIGVFLNIGGGTLSFHNPLTQEHLATLPTRFSNAGVVPALGLGQGRLRLRCGLPPPVYVFLSKSSTYREPHGNSRSEWRQEVPFQSVRKVIQKFEKLALSDSDSGLVSSFGSSCSTLASFPDVGVPGTFQSGKAGQETEP, encoded by the exons ATGAAACACGGTTCTTCTGAAATAACGAGCAAGGAGTTGACTGTGGGAAGATGCAGAAGGGGAGAGGATGAGGGCAAAGACACAGATTGTTTGCAGCAGTTCCCCCACTGTCCAGCTTGTAAACAAGACTATGACATCACTCTGATCCTGCCATGCTCTCACACCATGTGTGGTCAGTGTGTAGCAGCTGGAGAGGGAGCGAGGCTACGCCGTCAACCCATGTGCTCTGTGCGGTGCCCCTGTTGTCGGCATCCTGTGGAGCTGCCGTGCTTGACCTGGTCATCTGCCATATCTTGCCTCCCAAAACATCCCAGCATGAGATCTAATCATGTCAACAGAGAGGCCTCACCTGAGGATCACCCGCCACATGTGCAG GAGGACAGCAGTAAAGTAACAG ATTCCAGTGTTGCCAGTTCCACGATAACACCAGTGGATGGTGCTGTAGATCTCCGGGAGGAGGAAATGGAGGCTTCTGTCTTTG GACTGCATTTTGCTCTGGATCATCTTGATGCTTCAACTGCCCCACCATCTCTCCGTCTTTCTGACTCCTCTTTAACTGTCACCTACCACGAAGAGAATCCCCCTGTACCAGCTCCAGAAGGCAAAATTGGAAGACCTGTGATGACCTCAGACCCAGGGACTCTCCATCATATTCGTGCTGATGTAGTAATTGCACGGGGGCAGTACTACTGGGAGGTGGAAGTGTGTAATAGCTCCATCTACAAGATtg GTGTGATCTCAGTGGATGGTTCTAATGGCTGGTGGCTTGAGAGGCACAGTTTGACTTTTTGGGCAGTGTATGATGGGAACTGTGAACAACTTTGTACCATCCCACCTCAGATCAAAACCATTGGGGTCTTCCTAAACATTGGAGGAGGGACCCTAAGCTTCCACAACCCTCTAACCCAGGAGCATCTCGCCACACTGCCAACACGTTTCAGCAATGCTGGAGTGGTCCCAGCCCTGGGCCTGGGCCAGGGCAGACTGAGACTGCGCTGTGGCCTACCCCCACCTGTTTACGTATTTCTTAGTAAGAGCTCAACCTACAGGGAGCCTCATGGAAACAGCAGAAGTGAGTGGCGCCAAGAGGTTCCCTTTCAGTCGGTTAGGAAAGTGATCCAGAAGTTTGAGAAGCTGGCACTTTCTGACTCAGACTCAGGTCTGGTGTCCAGTTTTGGATCATCATGCTCCACCTTGGCTTCCTTTCCAGATGTGGGGGTTCCTGGGACCTTTCAGTCAGGGAAAGCAGGACAGGAAACTGAACCCTAA
- the LOC113036945 gene encoding uncharacterized protein LOC113036945 isoform X2: MKHGSSEITSKELTVGRCRRGEDEGKDTDCLQQFPHCPACKQDYDITLILPCSHTMCGQCVAAGEGARLRRQPMCSVRCPCCRHPVELPCLTWSSAISCLPKHPSMRSNHVNREASPEDHPPHVQEDSSKVTGQTSLYYSSVASSTITPVDGAVDLREEEMEASVFENPPVPAPEGKIGRPVMTSDPGTLHHIRADVVIARGQYYWEVEVCNSSIYKIGVISVDGSNGWWLERHSLTFWAVYDGNCEQLCTIPPQIKTIGVFLNIGGGTLSFHNPLTQEHLATLPTRFSNAGVVPALGLGQGRLRLRCGLPPPVYVFLSKSSTYREPHGNSRSEWRQEVPFQSVRKVIQKFEKLALSDSDSGLVSSFGSSCSTLASFPDVGVPGTFQSGKAGQETEP, translated from the exons ATGAAACACGGTTCTTCTGAAATAACGAGCAAGGAGTTGACTGTGGGAAGATGCAGAAGGGGAGAGGATGAGGGCAAAGACACAGATTGTTTGCAGCAGTTCCCCCACTGTCCAGCTTGTAAACAAGACTATGACATCACTCTGATCCTGCCATGCTCTCACACCATGTGTGGTCAGTGTGTAGCAGCTGGAGAGGGAGCGAGGCTACGCCGTCAACCCATGTGCTCTGTGCGGTGCCCCTGTTGTCGGCATCCTGTGGAGCTGCCGTGCTTGACCTGGTCATCTGCCATATCTTGCCTCCCAAAACATCCCAGCATGAGATCTAATCATGTCAACAGAGAGGCCTCACCTGAGGATCACCCGCCACATGTGCAG GAGGACAGCAGTAAAGTAACAGGTCAGACCAGTTTATACT ATTCCAGTGTTGCCAGTTCCACGATAACACCAGTGGATGGTGCTGTAGATCTCCGGGAGGAGGAAATGGAGGCTTCTGTCTTTG AGAATCCCCCTGTACCAGCTCCAGAAGGCAAAATTGGAAGACCTGTGATGACCTCAGACCCAGGGACTCTCCATCATATTCGTGCTGATGTAGTAATTGCACGGGGGCAGTACTACTGGGAGGTGGAAGTGTGTAATAGCTCCATCTACAAGATtg GTGTGATCTCAGTGGATGGTTCTAATGGCTGGTGGCTTGAGAGGCACAGTTTGACTTTTTGGGCAGTGTATGATGGGAACTGTGAACAACTTTGTACCATCCCACCTCAGATCAAAACCATTGGGGTCTTCCTAAACATTGGAGGAGGGACCCTAAGCTTCCACAACCCTCTAACCCAGGAGCATCTCGCCACACTGCCAACACGTTTCAGCAATGCTGGAGTGGTCCCAGCCCTGGGCCTGGGCCAGGGCAGACTGAGACTGCGCTGTGGCCTACCCCCACCTGTTTACGTATTTCTTAGTAAGAGCTCAACCTACAGGGAGCCTCATGGAAACAGCAGAAGTGAGTGGCGCCAAGAGGTTCCCTTTCAGTCGGTTAGGAAAGTGATCCAGAAGTTTGAGAAGCTGGCACTTTCTGACTCAGACTCAGGTCTGGTGTCCAGTTTTGGATCATCATGCTCCACCTTGGCTTCCTTTCCAGATGTGGGGGTTCCTGGGACCTTTCAGTCAGGGAAAGCAGGACAGGAAACTGAACCCTAA
- the LOC113036945 gene encoding uncharacterized protein LOC113036945 isoform X3 produces MKHGSSEITSKELTVGRCRRGEDEGKDTDCLQQFPHCPACKQDYDITLILPCSHTMCGQCVAAGEGARLRRQPMCSVRCPCCRHPVELPCLTWSSAISCLPKHPSMRSNHVNREASPEDHPPHVQEDSSKVTGQTSLYYSSVASSTITPVDGAVDLREEEMEASVFGVISVDGSNGWWLERHSLTFWAVYDGNCEQLCTIPPQIKTIGVFLNIGGGTLSFHNPLTQEHLATLPTRFSNAGVVPALGLGQGRLRLRCGLPPPVYVFLSKSSTYREPHGNSRSEWRQEVPFQSVRKVIQKFEKLALSDSDSGLVSSFGSSCSTLASFPDVGVPGTFQSGKAGQETEP; encoded by the exons ATGAAACACGGTTCTTCTGAAATAACGAGCAAGGAGTTGACTGTGGGAAGATGCAGAAGGGGAGAGGATGAGGGCAAAGACACAGATTGTTTGCAGCAGTTCCCCCACTGTCCAGCTTGTAAACAAGACTATGACATCACTCTGATCCTGCCATGCTCTCACACCATGTGTGGTCAGTGTGTAGCAGCTGGAGAGGGAGCGAGGCTACGCCGTCAACCCATGTGCTCTGTGCGGTGCCCCTGTTGTCGGCATCCTGTGGAGCTGCCGTGCTTGACCTGGTCATCTGCCATATCTTGCCTCCCAAAACATCCCAGCATGAGATCTAATCATGTCAACAGAGAGGCCTCACCTGAGGATCACCCGCCACATGTGCAG GAGGACAGCAGTAAAGTAACAGGTCAGACCAGTTTATACT ATTCCAGTGTTGCCAGTTCCACGATAACACCAGTGGATGGTGCTGTAGATCTCCGGGAGGAGGAAATGGAGGCTTCTGTCTTTG GTGTGATCTCAGTGGATGGTTCTAATGGCTGGTGGCTTGAGAGGCACAGTTTGACTTTTTGGGCAGTGTATGATGGGAACTGTGAACAACTTTGTACCATCCCACCTCAGATCAAAACCATTGGGGTCTTCCTAAACATTGGAGGAGGGACCCTAAGCTTCCACAACCCTCTAACCCAGGAGCATCTCGCCACACTGCCAACACGTTTCAGCAATGCTGGAGTGGTCCCAGCCCTGGGCCTGGGCCAGGGCAGACTGAGACTGCGCTGTGGCCTACCCCCACCTGTTTACGTATTTCTTAGTAAGAGCTCAACCTACAGGGAGCCTCATGGAAACAGCAGAAGTGAGTGGCGCCAAGAGGTTCCCTTTCAGTCGGTTAGGAAAGTGATCCAGAAGTTTGAGAAGCTGGCACTTTCTGACTCAGACTCAGGTCTGGTGTCCAGTTTTGGATCATCATGCTCCACCTTGGCTTCCTTTCCAGATGTGGGGGTTCCTGGGACCTTTCAGTCAGGGAAAGCAGGACAGGAAACTGAACCCTAA